Proteins found in one Sorghum bicolor cultivar BTx623 chromosome 1, Sorghum_bicolor_NCBIv3, whole genome shotgun sequence genomic segment:
- the LOC8078850 gene encoding uncharacterized protein LOC8078850, with amino-acid sequence MLSSTVELITLWASSSSPSLLAFCFSHLIIAVILVSGRGDWTPGAAEAGTPDGILPRVRGGKRRDRGSAAASVVEHRRGCAHDDDVNGRPTGCVAEVDTDDVQAQSSEESSAAEDGASVDDTVQEKCRGDDEEEDELMMRAEEFIRRMNRVWMAENVRFC; translated from the coding sequence ATGCTGAGCTCGACCGTGGAGCTGATCACTCTCTGGGCGTCGTCATCCAGCCCGTCGCTACTGGCCTTCTGCTTCTCCCACCTCATCATCGCCGTCATCCTCGTCAGCGGCCGCGGAGACTGGACGCCGGGAGCCGCCGAAGCTGGAACGCCGGATGGCATTCTTCCTCGAGTGCGGGGAGGGAAGAGGAGAGATCGAGGGTCCGCTGCCGCTAGCGTCGTCGAGCACAGGCGCGGCTGTGCCCACGACGACGACGTCAACGGCCGCCCCACGGGGTGCGTCGCCGAAGTTGACACGGATGATGTCCAGGCGCAGTCAAGCGAGGAGAGCAGCGCGGCGGAGGATGGAGCTTCTGTTGATGATACGGTACAGGAGAAATGCCGTggtgacgacgaggaagaggatgAGCTCATGATGCGGGCCGAGGAGTTCATCCGGAGGATGAACAGAGTTTGGATGGCAGAAAACGTGCGCTTTTGCTGA